From the genome of Bacteroidia bacterium, one region includes:
- a CDS encoding HD domain-containing protein, translating into MTADKKIKIFNDPIYGFISLPGGVIFELINHPWFQRLRRIKQLGMTNMVYPGALHTRFHHALGAMHLMRETIEVLRAKGVRISEKEKEAASIAILLHDIGHGPFSHALEHSIVEGVSHEHISDVFMQRLNKEFKGKLTLAIRIFNDLYPKRFMHQLVSSQLDMDRLDYLLRDSFFTGVSEGVISSERIIKMLNVAGADLVVEEKGVYSIEKFIIARRLMYWQVYLHKTVLAGEKMLENILLRAKELAREEVPLFSTPALAFFLERKVKKKDFYAGQEVLEHFAALDDHDIMACVKVWQDHPDRVLATLCKWLINRNLYNIRLSDRPVPRKALVSQTEKLHKKMRFNKLQAKYFVFSGQVNNEAYRPDSVRINILGKDGRLKDLTRASDQGYLKGLKGKVNKYFICFPR; encoded by the coding sequence ATGACAGCCGACAAGAAAATCAAGATCTTCAATGACCCCATCTACGGGTTTATCTCACTGCCGGGCGGGGTGATTTTTGAATTGATCAACCATCCCTGGTTCCAGCGACTGAGAAGGATCAAACAGCTGGGAATGACCAACATGGTTTATCCAGGTGCCCTGCATACCCGGTTTCATCATGCCCTGGGTGCAATGCACCTGATGCGCGAAACCATAGAAGTATTGAGGGCAAAAGGTGTCCGGATCTCCGAAAAAGAAAAAGAAGCAGCCTCCATTGCAATATTACTGCACGACATTGGTCATGGCCCTTTTTCGCACGCTCTTGAACACAGCATTGTAGAAGGTGTTTCCCATGAGCATATTTCTGATGTTTTCATGCAGAGGCTTAACAAGGAATTTAAGGGGAAGCTCACGCTGGCGATAAGAATATTTAACGACCTGTATCCCAAGAGGTTCATGCATCAGCTGGTTTCTTCCCAATTGGATATGGACCGTTTAGATTACCTGCTGCGCGATAGCTTTTTTACCGGAGTTTCCGAGGGTGTTATTTCATCGGAACGTATAATAAAGATGCTCAACGTGGCCGGAGCCGACCTGGTGGTGGAGGAAAAAGGGGTTTATTCTATCGAGAAATTCATTATCGCAAGGCGGCTGATGTACTGGCAGGTATACCTGCATAAGACGGTGCTGGCCGGTGAGAAAATGCTGGAGAATATACTCTTAAGGGCCAAGGAGTTAGCAAGAGAAGAAGTACCGCTTTTTTCGACTCCTGCACTGGCGTTTTTCCTGGAAAGAAAGGTGAAGAAGAAAGACTTTTATGCCGGCCAGGAGGTGTTGGAGCATTTTGCAGCGCTGGATGATCACGATATTATGGCCTGTGTAAAAGTATGGCAGGATCATCCCGACCGGGTGCTGGCGACTTTATGTAAATGGCTGATAAACAGAAACTTGTACAATATTCGCCTTTCAGACCGCCCGGTTCCACGGAAAGCACTGGTTTCCCAGACCGAAAAGCTACATAAAAAAATGAGATTCAATAAATTACAAGCAAAATATTTTGTTTTCTCCGGGCAAGTGAACAATGAAGCGTACCGTCCGGATTCTGTCAGGATCAATATACTGGGAAAAGACGGCCGTTTGAAGGATCTCACACGGGCCAGCGATCAAGGATATCTCAAAGGACTTAAAGGC
- a CDS encoding sodium-translocating pyrophosphatase produces the protein MNEIVIYLVPAVGLFGLLIMGLKSAWVSRQEAGDSKMQELAGYIAAGALAFLKAEWKILGVFAAVAAVLLGWSGTLVEHSSPVIAIAFVIGAVFSALAGYIGMKIATKANVRTAHAARTSLAKALAVSFNGGTVMGLGVAGLAVLGLGGLFIVLTNMFVAPGDAVTGSSMRTAIEVLAGFSLGAESIALFARVGGGIYTKAADVGADLVGKVEAGIPEDDVRNPATIADNVGDNVGDVAGMGADLFGSYVATILATMILGIEIEAKDQFGGMGPILLPMVIAGLGLVFSVVGTFFVRIKGENSSVQNALNMGNWSSIIFTAIASYFVVQWMIPADLTFIRDGSIITANGIFYAIITGLVVGTLMSFITEYYTAIGKRPVSSIVRQSSTGHATNVIGGLAVGMESTLIPVIVLAAGIYVSHYFAGLYGVSIAAAGMMATTAMQLAIDAFGPIADNAGGIAEMSGLPKEVRGRTDNLDAVGNTTAATGKGFAIASAALTSLALFAAFVGVAGISHIDIYKADVLAGLFIGAVIPFIFSSLAIAAVGRAAMAMVNEVRRQFREIPGIMEYKAKPEYEKCVAISTQASIREMIAPGLIALITPVIVGFAFGPEVLGGLLAGVTVSGVLMGMFQSNAGGAWDNAKKSFEKGVEINGQTFYKGSEPHKAAVTGDTVGDPFKDTSGPSMNILIKLMSIVSLVIAPHIAVVSAGEEEHKGHDHSTVVLPGAAIDSLSGMYAFDGSHAFVEFNVRHWLSNAKGTISLDSGIVHFTGDPSTSSVDLVLSVRTINTQNKDRDDHLLKSDYFAADSFPSITFSSKGVLASENPSFRYKTSGSLTMRGIRLPVDVYFNYVGEARREGKPSIFTFEGECRIDRTSFKVGEESKGVGSEVLIKFSAETRKAE, from the coding sequence ATGAATGAAATCGTGATTTACCTTGTACCGGCCGTTGGTCTTTTTGGGCTTCTTATTATGGGTCTTAAGTCTGCATGGGTAAGCAGGCAGGAGGCCGGCGATAGCAAAATGCAGGAGCTCGCAGGCTATATTGCTGCCGGAGCGCTGGCATTTTTAAAAGCGGAATGGAAGATACTGGGAGTTTTCGCGGCTGTTGCGGCAGTGCTGTTGGGATGGTCGGGCACGTTGGTGGAACACTCAAGTCCGGTAATAGCCATTGCCTTTGTGATTGGAGCTGTGTTCTCTGCATTGGCAGGTTACATCGGGATGAAGATCGCCACCAAGGCCAATGTGCGAACCGCACACGCTGCCAGAACTTCGCTTGCTAAAGCGCTTGCTGTTTCTTTTAACGGAGGAACGGTAATGGGATTAGGGGTAGCAGGTTTGGCTGTTCTTGGTTTGGGTGGACTCTTTATTGTTCTGACAAATATGTTTGTTGCACCCGGCGATGCTGTTACAGGATCGAGCATGCGTACGGCAATTGAAGTGCTTGCCGGCTTTTCGCTTGGTGCTGAATCCATAGCCTTGTTTGCACGTGTGGGTGGCGGAATATATACGAAAGCGGCAGACGTTGGCGCTGACCTGGTTGGAAAAGTGGAGGCCGGCATACCGGAGGATGATGTTCGCAACCCCGCTACCATTGCAGATAACGTAGGTGATAACGTAGGTGATGTGGCAGGTATGGGCGCAGATCTTTTCGGGTCCTATGTTGCCACCATCCTGGCCACCATGATTCTGGGAATTGAAATAGAGGCAAAAGATCAGTTTGGCGGGATGGGGCCCATTTTGCTTCCGATGGTGATTGCAGGACTGGGGCTGGTGTTCTCTGTTGTGGGAACTTTTTTTGTACGCATCAAGGGAGAGAACTCCAGTGTGCAAAATGCCTTGAATATGGGGAACTGGTCGTCCATCATCTTCACCGCAATTGCTTCTTATTTTGTAGTGCAGTGGATGATTCCTGCGGATCTCACATTTATCCGGGACGGAAGCATTATCACAGCAAATGGAATTTTCTACGCAATTATCACCGGCCTGGTGGTGGGAACGCTGATGAGTTTCATCACAGAGTATTATACTGCCATTGGCAAGCGTCCGGTGAGCAGCATCGTGCGGCAGTCATCTACCGGACATGCTACCAACGTGATCGGTGGTCTGGCAGTTGGAATGGAGTCAACACTTATCCCGGTCATTGTATTGGCCGCCGGAATTTATGTGTCGCATTACTTTGCCGGTCTGTATGGAGTATCCATTGCTGCAGCTGGCATGATGGCCACTACTGCAATGCAGCTGGCTATTGATGCATTTGGCCCGATTGCCGATAATGCCGGAGGCATTGCGGAAATGTCAGGGCTTCCGAAGGAAGTGCGGGGCAGAACCGACAATCTGGATGCAGTGGGAAATACAACTGCCGCAACGGGGAAGGGATTTGCCATTGCATCTGCGGCGCTGACCTCACTGGCTCTCTTTGCGGCATTCGTTGGAGTAGCAGGAATCAGTCATATCGACATATACAAAGCCGATGTACTGGCCGGATTGTTTATTGGCGCGGTGATACCTTTCATTTTTTCTTCGCTGGCCATTGCTGCGGTGGGAAGAGCGGCCATGGCGATGGTGAATGAGGTCCGCCGGCAGTTTCGGGAGATACCCGGTATTATGGAATACAAGGCCAAGCCGGAATATGAGAAGTGCGTGGCCATATCAACGCAGGCTTCGATTCGTGAGATGATCGCCCCGGGATTGATTGCTCTTATCACACCGGTGATTGTAGGATTTGCATTTGGTCCGGAAGTGCTGGGAGGTCTGTTGGCAGGCGTTACGGTATCCGGCGTACTGATGGGAATGTTTCAAAGCAATGCAGGCGGCGCATGGGATAATGCCAAGAAATCATTTGAGAAAGGAGTAGAGATCAACGGTCAGACTTTTTACAAGGGATCTGAACCTCACAAGGCCGCTGTAACCGGCGATACCGTAGGAGATCCCTTTAAGGATACTTCAGGTCCGTCAATGAACATTCTAATCAAACTCATGTCTATTGTTTCACTTGTGATTGCACCACATATTGCGGTGGTTTCCGCGGGCGAGGAGGAGCATAAGGGGCATGATCATTCCACTGTTGTGTTACCGGGCGCCGCCATCGATTCACTCAGCGGAATGTATGCGTTCGATGGTTCCCACGCGTTCGTTGAATTCAACGTACGCCACTGGCTTTCCAACGCCAAGGGAACAATCTCGCTGGATTCGGGCATTGTTCATTTTACCGGTGATCCTTCCACTTCCTCAGTAGACCTCGTTCTTTCGGTTCGTACAATCAACACACAGAATAAGGACCGCGACGATCATTTGCTCAAGTCTGATTATTTTGCAGCGGACAGTTTTCCGAGTATTACATTTAGTTCTAAAGGGGTACTGGCTTCTGAAAATCCGAGTTTCCGTTATAAAACTTCCGGAAGTCTTACAATGCGCGGCATCCGGCTTCCCGTGGATGTGTACTTTAATTATGTGGGAGAGGCCAGGCGTGAGGGGAAGCCGAGCATTTTCACATTTGAAGGAGAGTGCAGGATCGACCGTACCTCGTTCAAGGTAGGAGAGGAGAGTAAAGGCGTGGGAAGTGAAGTGCTGATCAAATTTTCGGCGGAAACAAGAAAAGCGGAGTAA